The Burkholderia mayonis DNA window GCTGCCGCCGGCCGGCGCTTCGTGCGGCCGCGCGGCGCGCCGTCTCGATACGACCGTCACAGGAGACGACATGCCGGATCAGCAGCCCGACGCCATTCCGCCCGAGCCTTTCGTCGCGCCGGCGGCCGACGGCTTTCCCGTGCGCGGCTTCGCGTGGCGGCATCGCGGCCCGGCGGCCGGCAGGCCGGTGACGGTCGTCAATTGCGCGACATCCGTGCGCTGCCGCTACTACTTCCGTTTCGCCGCCTATCTGTTCAGCCACGGCAGCGACGTGCTCGTCTACGACTATCGCGGCATCGGCGAATCGCGGCCCGACGCGCTCGCCGGCTTTCGCGCGAGCTGGCTCGACTGGGGACGTCTCGATTGCGACGCGGTCCTGCAATACGCGTCACGCACGTTTCCGGGCCAGCCGGTCGACGTCGTCGCGCACAGCGTCGGCGGGGTCACGCTCGGGCTCGCCGCGTCGAACGCGCTCGTGCGGCGCGCGTTCACGGTCGGCGCGCAATATGCATACTGGCGCGATTACAAGGGCTCGCATCGACTGCGGATGCTGATCAAATGGCATCTGCTGATGCCCGTCATCGCGCGCCTGTTCGGCTACGTTCCCGCCAAGCGGCTCGGCTGGATGGAGGACACGCCGCGCGGCGTCGCGCTGTCGTGGTGCCGCAGCCGGCCGCGCTTCGAAGACGCGTACGTGCGCGCGCCGATCGCGGAGACGGCCGACGCGCGGCGCGATCTCGTCGAGCGCTTCGCGCGCCTGAGCGCGCCGGTGCTCGCCGTCGGGCTGTCAGACGACGAATTCGGCACCGTCGAGGCAGTCGAACGTCTGCTCGGCTATTACACACGCAGCGCGATCACGCATCTGCGGATCGCGCCCGAGCAGATCGGTGCGGCGTCCGTCGGGCATTTCGCGTTTTTTCACAGCCGTTTCGAGCAGACGCTCTGGCCGATCGCGC harbors:
- a CDS encoding alpha/beta fold hydrolase, with translation MPDQQPDAIPPEPFVAPAADGFPVRGFAWRHRGPAAGRPVTVVNCATSVRCRYYFRFAAYLFSHGSDVLVYDYRGIGESRPDALAGFRASWLDWGRLDCDAVLQYASRTFPGQPVDVVAHSVGGVTLGLAASNALVRRAFTVGAQYAYWRDYKGSHRLRMLIKWHLLMPVIARLFGYVPAKRLGWMEDTPRGVALSWCRSRPRFEDAYVRAPIAETADARRDLVERFARLSAPVLAVGLSDDEFGTVEAVERLLGYYTRSAITHLRIAPEQIGAASVGHFAFFHSRFEQTLWPIALGWLKTGELAPDAPGDVHRQPSAHERGRVVRAEEGGRAATG